The proteins below come from a single Sphingomonas carotinifaciens genomic window:
- a CDS encoding PepSY-associated TM helix domain-containing protein: MSAAAIGLRQSMATIHGWLGLLAGWILFTMFLTGTASYFRPEITQWMQPEIRPAAVSPSQAAGAAVRRLNADGPDDVQWYIYLPDDRTVATRAFRLLAPGPDGKPQRGPGEITLDPATGADLHARDTRGGEHFYRFHFQLQLPHPWGRWLAGLCAMFMLGAIISGVITHKRIFADFFTLRWNKGQRSWLDAHNVSAVLALPYHAMITYTGLITLVAMYMPWPVAANYAKPLAFAEAAYGLPAEGEASGRRAPLVDVAALVRDAEGRWGKPATRLVVRHPNDAAATVTVSRHTRGSINARTPSITYDGATGRVLAVAPDAGPALSTAGVMLGLHIAGFAGPALRWAYFALGLTGAAMVGTGLLLWTTKRRRPNAAPFFGLRLVERLNIAVVAAFPIGMAAYLLANRLIPAQAQGRAATEVSAMFWVWGILSLVQLARPARRAWAELFALGALAWAAIPIVDAATTDRGLFHALATGDMVFAGVDIATLVIALTLALAAWRASRRPPAPKGRRTTAPRQEQLVHA; encoded by the coding sequence GTGAGTGCCGCGGCGATCGGCCTGCGCCAGTCGATGGCGACGATCCATGGCTGGCTGGGCCTTCTCGCCGGCTGGATCCTGTTCACGATGTTCCTGACCGGCACGGCCAGCTATTTCCGCCCGGAAATCACCCAGTGGATGCAGCCGGAGATCCGCCCCGCCGCCGTCTCGCCGTCGCAGGCCGCGGGCGCCGCGGTCCGCCGATTGAACGCGGACGGGCCGGACGATGTGCAATGGTATATCTACCTGCCCGACGACCGCACGGTCGCCACCCGCGCCTTTCGCCTGCTCGCCCCCGGCCCCGACGGCAAGCCGCAGCGCGGCCCCGGCGAGATCACGCTCGATCCCGCCACCGGTGCCGATCTCCACGCCCGCGACACGCGCGGCGGCGAGCATTTCTACCGCTTCCATTTCCAGCTTCAGCTGCCGCACCCCTGGGGCCGCTGGCTGGCCGGGCTGTGCGCGATGTTCATGCTCGGCGCGATCATCTCGGGCGTCATCACCCACAAGCGCATCTTCGCCGACTTCTTCACGCTGCGCTGGAACAAGGGGCAGCGGTCATGGCTCGACGCGCACAACGTGTCCGCCGTCCTCGCCCTGCCCTATCATGCGATGATCACCTATACCGGGCTCATCACGCTGGTCGCGATGTATATGCCCTGGCCGGTGGCGGCGAACTACGCCAAACCGCTCGCCTTTGCCGAGGCCGCCTATGGCCTGCCCGCCGAGGGCGAGGCAAGCGGCCGCCGCGCCCCGCTGGTCGATGTCGCCGCACTGGTGCGCGATGCGGAGGGCCGCTGGGGCAAGCCCGCCACCCGCCTCGTCGTCCGCCACCCCAACGACGCCGCCGCCACCGTCACCGTCAGCCGCCACACCCGGGGCTCGATCAACGCGCGCACCCCCTCCATCACCTATGACGGCGCCACCGGCCGCGTCCTCGCCGTCGCCCCCGACGCCGGCCCCGCGCTCTCCACCGCCGGCGTCATGCTCGGCCTGCACATCGCCGGCTTCGCCGGGCCGGCGCTGCGCTGGGCCTATTTCGCGCTCGGCCTGACCGGCGCGGCGATGGTCGGCACCGGCCTGTTGCTCTGGACCACCAAGCGCCGCCGCCCGAACGCCGCGCCCTTTTTCGGCCTGCGCCTGGTCGAACGGCTCAACATCGCCGTCGTCGCCGCCTTTCCGATCGGCATGGCCGCCTATCTGCTCGCCAACCGCCTGATCCCGGCACAGGCACAGGGGCGCGCCGCCACCGAGGTATCCGCGATGTTCTGGGTCTGGGGCATCCTGTCCCTCGTCCAGCTCGCCCGCCCCGCCCGCCGCGCCTGGGCCGAGCTCTTCGCGCTCGGCGCGCTGGCCTGGGCGGCGATCCCCATCGTCGATGCCGCGACCACCGACCGCGGCCTGTTCCACGCGCTGGCGACCGGCGACATGGTCTTTGCCGGCGTCGACATCGCCACCCTGGTCATCGCCCTCACCCTGGCGCTCGCCGCCTGGCGCGCCAGCCGCCGTCCCCCCGCGCCGAAAGGGCGCCGCACCACCGCCCCCCGACAGGAGCAGCTCGTCCATGCCTGA
- a CDS encoding cation diffusion facilitator family transporter, with product MNGEQRLLRNSMIVTVMLAGVGVVVGTIAGSDAIVFDGMYSLADAAMTALALGVARLIAASNAADAAGGRLHERFTMGFWHLEPIVLGLNGVLLTGASIYALVNAITALLSDGRPLSFGPAMAYAAIGTAADIAMAVYVTRANRTVRSQLVALDGRAWIMTSALGAALFVAFALGAMLQGTRHAWMTPYVDPAALVVICLVIIPAPFQTIRAAVSDILLVTPPALKLRVDGIAQATVDRYGFVSYRAYVARVGRGTQIELNFIVPPDTPARRLEEWDALRDRIGEELGDDTPNRWLTIVFTTDPEWAV from the coding sequence ATGAACGGCGAGCAGCGTCTCCTGCGCAACTCGATGATCGTCACCGTCATGCTGGCGGGGGTGGGTGTCGTCGTCGGTACGATCGCCGGGTCGGACGCGATCGTGTTCGACGGCATGTATTCGCTCGCCGACGCGGCGATGACCGCGCTGGCGCTCGGCGTCGCGCGGCTGATCGCCGCCTCCAACGCCGCGGATGCCGCGGGCGGGCGGCTGCACGAGCGGTTCACCATGGGCTTCTGGCATCTGGAGCCGATCGTGCTGGGGCTGAACGGCGTGCTGCTGACGGGCGCGTCCATCTATGCGCTGGTCAATGCGATCACCGCCCTGTTGTCGGACGGGCGGCCGCTCTCCTTCGGCCCGGCCATGGCCTATGCCGCGATCGGCACCGCCGCCGACATCGCGATGGCGGTCTATGTCACCCGCGCCAACCGCACCGTCCGCTCGCAACTGGTCGCACTGGACGGCAGGGCATGGATCATGACCTCGGCGCTGGGCGCCGCGCTGTTCGTCGCCTTCGCGCTTGGCGCCATGCTCCAGGGGACGCGCCATGCCTGGATGACGCCCTATGTCGATCCCGCCGCGCTTGTCGTCATCTGCCTCGTCATCATCCCCGCCCCCTTTCAAACCATCCGCGCCGCCGTCTCCGACATCCTTCTCGTCACGCCCCCCGCGCTCAAGCTGCGGGTCGACGGCATCGCGCAGGCCACCGTCGACCGCTATGGCTTCGTCTCCTACCGCGCCTATGTCGCGCGCGTCGGGCGCGGCACCCAGATCGAACTGAACTTCATCGTTCCCCCCGACACCCCCGCCCGCCGCCTCGAGGAATGGGACGCGCTGCGCGACCGCATCGGCGAGGAACTGGGCGACGACACCCCCAATCGCTGGCTGACCATCGTCTTCACCACCGATCCCGAATGGGCGGTGTGA
- a CDS encoding DUF3325 family protein, with protein MPDAILLSFLGLWLMAAASHKHCREAGVCDPRAKRALRFLGSLALVLAFTTCGTELTGERVVRALGAASVAGVALVLLLSFRPALAFAPLRRALALSRGRTPTSPSAARAVPARVSPAANSRGR; from the coding sequence ATGCCTGACGCCATCCTCTTGAGCTTTCTCGGCCTGTGGCTGATGGCCGCCGCCTCGCACAAGCATTGCCGGGAGGCCGGGGTCTGCGATCCCCGCGCCAAGCGTGCGCTGCGCTTCCTCGGCAGCCTCGCGCTCGTTCTCGCCTTCACCACCTGCGGCACAGAACTCACCGGCGAGCGCGTCGTCCGTGCGCTGGGTGCCGCCTCGGTCGCGGGTGTCGCGCTCGTCCTGCTGCTGTCCTTCCGCCCCGCGCTCGCCTTTGCGCCCCTGCGCCGGGCACTGGCGCTCAGCCGGGGTCGAACACCGACCAGCCCGTCCGCTGCACGAGCCGTTCCAGCGCGAGTGTCCCCAGCTGCGAATTCCCGCGGGCGTTGA
- a CDS encoding GNAT family N-acetyltransferase: MTQAPTLHTDRLTLTAHHPDDLDALAAMWSEPAVYAMIGGQPRSREEVWLRLLRSIGQWQAFGYGSWVVRERGGGPPIGDIGLLEARRAIDPPLDAPELGWALAPAVHGRGFAGEALAAILAWADGHGADGRGIARTCCIIDPANAPSLRLAARLGYRPARDALYAGHPVHILTRPSPATANRA; the protein is encoded by the coding sequence ATGACCCAGGCCCCCACCCTTCACACCGACCGGCTGACCCTCACCGCCCATCACCCGGACGATCTCGACGCGCTCGCCGCCATGTGGTCCGAACCCGCGGTGTACGCGATGATCGGCGGACAGCCCCGTTCGCGCGAAGAGGTGTGGCTCCGCCTGCTCCGCTCGATCGGCCAGTGGCAGGCGTTCGGCTATGGCTCATGGGTCGTGCGCGAACGTGGCGGCGGCCCGCCGATCGGCGATATCGGCCTGCTGGAGGCGCGCCGCGCGATCGATCCGCCGCTGGACGCGCCCGAACTCGGCTGGGCGCTCGCCCCCGCGGTGCATGGCCGCGGCTTTGCCGGGGAGGCGCTTGCCGCGATCCTCGCCTGGGCGGATGGTCACGGGGCCGACGGCCGCGGCATCGCGCGCACCTGCTGCATCATCGATCCCGCCAACGCCCCCTCGCTGCGCCTCGCCGCCCGCCTCGGCTACCGCCCCGCCCGCGACGCGCTCTATGCCGGCCACCCGGTCCACATCCTCACCCGCCCTTCCCCCGCCACCGCGAACCGCGCATAA
- a CDS encoding DUF2141 domain-containing protein, which translates to MRRLSGAGALLAAAGLILGAAPVSRLDVGVDHLRSAKGMIRVCLTADPDNFPACVDDVRAVTRSVPADQSSIHFDGLPRGAYALAVIHDENGNAKLDTIAGIPREGFGFSRNPAIRFGPPRFSAARFTLADVTDRQQVRMRYIF; encoded by the coding sequence ATGCGCAGGCTGAGCGGCGCGGGCGCGCTGCTGGCGGCGGCGGGCCTGATACTGGGCGCAGCACCCGTGTCGCGGCTCGACGTCGGGGTTGATCACCTCCGTTCGGCCAAGGGGATGATCCGCGTCTGCCTGACCGCGGACCCGGACAATTTCCCCGCCTGCGTCGACGATGTCCGCGCCGTCACCCGCTCGGTCCCCGCCGACCAGAGCAGCATCCATTTCGACGGTCTTCCCCGCGGTGCCTATGCGCTGGCCGTGATCCATGACGAAAACGGCAATGCCAAGCTCGACACCATCGCCGGCATCCCGCGCGAAGGCTTTGGATTCTCGCGCAATCCCGCGATCCGCTTCGGCCCGCCGCGCTTTTCGGCGGCGCGCTTCACCCTGGCCGATGTGACCGATCGGCAACAGGTACGGATGCGTTACATCTTCTGA
- a CDS encoding iron transporter — MSAGPVPASRHAAARHSAGVVWRCVTVLFGGYAFAAVGVTLLARLLPIDRAEATGWGMVLSFLVFVSVGLWGLHDHRLGRVSLVIWGGAALGFAALRLLGVRP, encoded by the coding sequence ATGTCCGCCGGCCCCGTTCCCGCCTCTCGCCATGCCGCCGCGCGCCACAGCGCCGGCGTCGTCTGGCGCTGCGTGACGGTGCTGTTCGGTGGCTACGCCTTTGCCGCGGTCGGCGTGACGCTTCTCGCCCGGCTGCTGCCGATCGACCGGGCGGAGGCGACCGGATGGGGCATGGTGCTCAGTTTCCTCGTCTTCGTCTCGGTCGGCCTGTGGGGGCTGCACGACCACCGGCTGGGCCGCGTGTCGCTGGTGATCTGGGGCGGCGCGGCGCTGGGGTTCGCCGCGCTCCGCCTGCTGGGCGTCCGTCCGTGA
- a CDS encoding HlyD family type I secretion periplasmic adaptor subunit: MADPAAPPMADPGRDIRTGGIVAVLFFVLFLGWAAFVRLDAAAYAPGTLVVSGQRQTVQHRDGGVLRQILVREGQRVAKGQLLASLAAADVVAQERALSAQAIRLLAQRARLEAEQLGATTVAAPAEYATLIPEDRDAARLALRLQQTELDARRATLTAQRQALGQRAAQSGEQGRGYGTQVVSAREQLRLIDAQLAALRPVAEKGFVSQTRLRELERQRAEMIGQQGQYAASVAQTREAARESRYQVLEAERTFRERTAADLREVETSLGEILPKLAAARDQLARTEIRAPVTGAVVGLSVFTPGGVIAPGQTLMDIVPERTQLLIQVRISPDDADDLAVGQATRVKFPGLHDRALPDLDARLTRLSADALTDEKTGQSFFTGEVTVPPAQLARLKDGTGKPYGLRPGMPAEVLVPLRRRTALDYALEPLVGAFWSSFREH, encoded by the coding sequence ATGGCTGACCCCGCCGCCCCGCCAATGGCCGATCCCGGCCGCGACATCCGCACAGGCGGCATCGTCGCCGTGCTGTTCTTCGTCCTGTTCCTCGGCTGGGCCGCCTTTGTCCGCCTCGACGCCGCCGCCTATGCCCCCGGCACGCTGGTCGTCTCCGGCCAGCGCCAGACGGTGCAGCACCGCGACGGCGGCGTGCTGCGCCAGATTCTGGTCCGCGAAGGGCAGCGGGTGGCAAAGGGCCAGCTTCTCGCCAGCCTCGCCGCCGCCGACGTCGTGGCGCAGGAACGCGCGCTCTCCGCACAAGCCATCCGCCTGCTCGCCCAGCGCGCCCGGCTGGAGGCCGAACAGCTCGGCGCCACGACCGTCGCTGCGCCCGCCGAATATGCCACGCTGATCCCGGAGGATCGCGACGCCGCCCGCCTGGCGCTGCGCCTGCAACAGACCGAACTCGATGCCCGCCGCGCCACCCTCACCGCGCAGCGCCAGGCACTTGGCCAGCGCGCCGCGCAGTCGGGGGAACAGGGTCGCGGCTACGGCACCCAGGTCGTCTCCGCCAGGGAACAGCTCCGCCTGATCGACGCGCAACTCGCCGCGCTCCGCCCCGTCGCGGAAAAGGGTTTCGTCTCGCAGACCCGCCTGCGCGAGCTGGAGCGCCAGCGTGCCGAGATGATCGGCCAGCAGGGCCAATATGCCGCCAGCGTCGCGCAGACCCGCGAGGCCGCCCGCGAAAGCCGCTATCAGGTGCTGGAGGCCGAGCGCACCTTTCGCGAACGCACCGCCGCCGACCTGCGCGAGGTGGAGACGAGCCTGGGCGAGATCCTCCCGAAACTCGCCGCCGCGCGCGACCAGCTGGCGCGCACCGAAATCCGCGCGCCCGTCACCGGCGCCGTCGTCGGCCTGTCGGTCTTCACCCCCGGCGGCGTCATCGCGCCCGGCCAGACGCTGATGGACATCGTGCCCGAGCGCACCCAGCTTCTGATCCAGGTCCGCATCAGCCCGGACGATGCCGACGATCTTGCGGTGGGTCAGGCGACGCGCGTGAAGTTTCCCGGCCTGCACGACCGCGCCCTGCCCGATCTCGACGCCCGCCTGACCCGCCTGTCCGCCGACGCGCTGACCGACGAGAAGACCGGCCAGAGCTTCTTCACCGGCGAGGTCACCGTCCCGCCGGCGCAACTCGCCCGGCTGAAGGACGGCACCGGCAAGCCCTATGGGCTGCGCCCCGGCATGCCCGCCGAGGTCCTTGTGCCGCTCCGCCGCCGCACCGCACTCGATTACGCGCTGGAACCGCTGGTTGGCGCCTTCTGGTCCTCTTTCCGCGAGCATTGA
- a CDS encoding TonB-dependent siderophore receptor yields the protein MRLAGWLAGTMLAGMVMAPAGADPIAPDDDTQTRSAEEIVVNGQRDETSAKSGTKTDTPLIATPQTITAIDNAELTRRNALSINQALSYVAGVSPNQRGNVATRYDQLFVRGFSPAIFMDGMRLQGGVYAIPQIDFHLVDSVDVIKGPASVLYGSATPGGLVNLTSKLPYAQAGGRIELAGGNFDLVRSAIDVNQPLDRDGTWLFRVIAGAEQSDGFVARTRNRRYYARPMLTFAPDDRTSISLLLSYQRDPEAASYSGVPVYGSALPNPFGRFPIDLNVSEPAYEAFDRKQKSATLLIRHDLSDAVRWTTNARYFDVDLHYRQIYLSAFATTGAGAARQTDFSTIVRGGGGSDESFRTITIDNHLSASFGTGPVGHTLLAGVDWQNNRGVNDQQFNTGVTNNPATSIANLNLFNPVYGGVQPNFPLLQTRNRRAIDQVGLYLQDQIAIGRLQLIASGRWDWYNQATINRNLAPGNTNALARLSQTAFTTRLGALYESKIGLSPFFSYSESFEPQAGVFYTIGGGSVTTAPFVPVTGRQYESGLKYQPAGTSALFTLSFFDLRRRNVPVGDPRAGVVAGIPTGAQVQVGEVAVKGIELDGRGEIAPGLDVTVAGTYTDPLVTRGTPVVGSGAQLAGVTGTRPLGVSKWSASGFVSYDLTRAGVAGPLGGVTIGGGVRYVGESDGTASFVRANQTVVERFRSPGFVLADAVLGYDLGRLDAAMTGLTFTANVNNLFDTRHIASCFFNNSCYFGASRTFVGSLRFAW from the coding sequence ATGCGCCTGGCGGGATGGCTGGCGGGAACGATGCTGGCCGGCATGGTGATGGCGCCGGCCGGCGCCGACCCGATCGCCCCGGACGACGACACCCAGACGCGCTCTGCCGAGGAGATCGTGGTGAACGGCCAGCGCGACGAGACCTCGGCCAAGTCGGGGACCAAGACCGACACGCCGCTGATCGCGACGCCGCAGACGATCACCGCGATCGACAATGCGGAACTGACCCGGCGCAACGCGCTGTCGATCAACCAGGCGCTCAGCTATGTCGCGGGCGTATCGCCCAACCAGCGCGGCAACGTCGCCACCCGTTACGACCAGTTGTTCGTGCGCGGCTTCTCGCCGGCGATCTTCATGGACGGGATGCGGTTGCAGGGCGGCGTGTATGCGATCCCGCAGATCGATTTCCATCTGGTCGACAGCGTCGACGTCATCAAGGGGCCGGCGTCGGTCCTGTATGGCAGCGCGACGCCGGGCGGTCTGGTGAACCTGACCAGCAAGCTGCCCTATGCGCAGGCGGGCGGGCGGATCGAGCTGGCCGGGGGCAATTTCGATCTGGTCCGCTCGGCGATCGACGTGAACCAGCCGCTGGACCGGGACGGCACATGGCTGTTCCGGGTGATCGCGGGGGCCGAGCAGTCGGACGGTTTCGTCGCCCGCACGCGCAACCGGCGCTATTATGCGCGACCGATGCTGACCTTCGCGCCGGACGACCGGACCAGCATCTCGCTGCTGCTGAGCTATCAGCGCGATCCGGAGGCGGCATCCTATAGCGGCGTGCCGGTTTACGGATCGGCGCTGCCCAATCCGTTCGGGCGGTTTCCGATCGACCTGAACGTGTCCGAGCCGGCGTATGAGGCGTTCGACCGCAAGCAGAAGTCGGCGACGCTGCTGATCCGCCACGACCTGTCCGATGCGGTACGCTGGACGACCAATGCGCGCTATTTCGATGTCGACCTGCATTACCGGCAAATCTACCTGTCCGCCTTTGCGACCACGGGCGCGGGTGCTGCGCGGCAGACCGATTTTTCCACCATCGTGCGCGGCGGTGGCGGATCGGACGAATCGTTCCGGACGATCACCATCGACAACCACCTGTCCGCCAGCTTCGGCACCGGGCCGGTCGGCCATACGCTGCTGGCGGGCGTCGACTGGCAGAACAACCGCGGTGTGAACGACCAGCAGTTCAACACCGGGGTGACGAACAACCCGGCGACCAGCATTGCGAACCTGAACCTGTTCAACCCGGTCTATGGCGGGGTGCAGCCGAACTTCCCGCTGCTCCAGACGCGCAACCGGCGCGCGATCGATCAGGTCGGGCTGTACCTGCAGGACCAGATTGCGATCGGGCGGTTGCAGCTGATCGCGAGCGGGCGGTGGGACTGGTACAATCAGGCGACGATCAACCGCAATCTGGCGCCGGGCAACACCAATGCGCTGGCCCGCCTGTCGCAGACCGCGTTCACGACGCGGCTGGGCGCGCTGTACGAATCGAAGATCGGGCTGTCGCCCTTCTTCAGCTATTCGGAGAGTTTCGAGCCACAGGCCGGCGTGTTCTACACGATTGGTGGCGGCAGCGTGACGACGGCGCCGTTCGTGCCGGTGACCGGGCGGCAATATGAAAGCGGGCTGAAATACCAGCCGGCGGGGACGAGCGCGCTGTTCACCCTGTCCTTCTTCGACCTGCGGCGGCGCAACGTGCCGGTGGGCGATCCGCGCGCGGGCGTGGTGGCGGGCATACCGACCGGCGCGCAGGTGCAGGTGGGCGAGGTCGCAGTAAAGGGCATCGAACTGGACGGGCGCGGCGAGATCGCACCGGGCCTGGATGTGACGGTGGCGGGCACCTACACCGATCCGCTGGTGACGCGCGGCACGCCGGTGGTCGGCAGCGGCGCACAACTGGCCGGCGTCACCGGAACGCGGCCGCTGGGCGTGTCGAAGTGGAGCGCGTCCGGCTTCGTCAGCTACGACCTGACCAGGGCGGGCGTCGCCGGGCCGCTGGGCGGCGTCACCATCGGCGGCGGTGTCCGCTATGTCGGCGAATCGGACGGTACCGCCAGCTTCGTGCGCGCCAACCAGACGGTGGTGGAGCGGTTCCGGTCGCCCGGCTTCGTGCTGGCGGACGCGGTGCTGGGCTATGACCTGGGCCGGCTGGATGCGGCGATGACCGGGCTGACCTTTACCGCCAATGTGAACAATCTGTTCGACACGCGGCACATCGCCTCCTGTTTTTTCAACAACAGTTGCTATTTCGGTGCATCGCGGACCTTTGTGGGCAGCCTGCGCTTCGCATGGTAA
- a CDS encoding sterol desaturase family protein, whose amino-acid sequence MTAIVGIRYLIVSGAFAFATRVRHPRLYAGLDAQMRREIAWSLASAAIYGLPAGIIAWGWQNHGWTRIYSDLHAWPLWYWPVSVLLYLFAHDTWFYWTHRWMHRPKVFKLAHAVHHASRPPTAWAAMAFHPVEAVTGAVAIPLLVFAIPIHVSALALVLTVMTVMGVTNHMGWEVFPRAVWQGPLGGWLITASHHQRHHEQYGCNYGLYFRIWDRLCGTDRGLGDFARAHAQAERRGRAAGGGGPDTGRSTRVAARRRG is encoded by the coding sequence ATGACTGCGATCGTCGGCATCCGCTACCTGATCGTGTCGGGGGCGTTCGCCTTTGCCACCCGCGTACGTCACCCCCGGCTATATGCCGGGCTGGACGCGCAGATGCGGCGCGAGATCGCATGGAGCCTCGCCTCCGCCGCCATCTACGGCCTGCCTGCCGGCATCATCGCCTGGGGCTGGCAGAATCACGGCTGGACGCGGATCTACAGCGACCTTCATGCCTGGCCGCTCTGGTACTGGCCGGTCTCGGTGCTGCTCTACCTCTTCGCGCACGACACCTGGTTCTACTGGACGCACCGCTGGATGCACCGGCCAAAGGTGTTCAAGCTGGCACACGCCGTCCATCATGCCAGCCGCCCGCCCACCGCCTGGGCGGCGATGGCCTTTCACCCGGTGGAGGCGGTGACCGGCGCTGTGGCAATTCCGCTACTGGTCTTCGCGATTCCGATCCATGTTAGCGCACTCGCCTTGGTCCTCACCGTCATGACCGTTATGGGGGTGACGAACCATATGGGCTGGGAGGTCTTTCCCCGCGCCGTGTGGCAGGGGCCGCTGGGGGGCTGGCTCATCACCGCCAGCCATCATCAGCGGCACCATGAACAATATGGATGTAATTATGGCCTCTACTTCCGCATCTGGGACCGGCTGTGCGGCACCGACCGGGGGCTGGGCGATTTCGCCCGCGCGCATGCGCAGGCTGAGCGGCGCGGGCGCGCTGCTGGCGGCGGCGGGCCTGATACTGGGCGCAGCACCCGTGTCGCGGCTCGACGTCGGGGTTGA
- a CDS encoding type I secretion system permease/ATPase encodes MRAALAQCRRHFAAAAVFSALLNLLYLAPTLYMLQVYDRVVPTRGGQTLLFLTLVLLFALLTLALLDRTRTRLLTRAGVALDAAVAPHLLDATLGRPEAPEARQALRDFDQFRATLTGPAMLALFDAPWLPFYILVCFVVHPWIGAVALLGGIALPLIALANERATRPRLDQAQAIAARTYAAQDAALSSAEAVRALGMRRALVARQQRERDAMLVAQTEAGLAGGSYLTATKFTRLALQSLALGLGALLAIDDMISAGAIFAASFLIARALAPIEQLVATWRSIAQARSSYARLDTMLGQAHAQPSPTTLPPPRGALAVEGVTVLAPGGDRAVLTNISVSILPGEVVAVVGASGAGKSTLARLLVGAIRPDRGIVRLDGADLADWDPERLARHLGYLPQDTALFAGTVAQNIARFAGDLGEDRATIDAAVIAAADAVGARDLIQRLPHGFDHRLSLGGRGVSAGQAQRIALARALYGDPALLVLDEPNAHLDSDGDAALVAALTRARQAGRTVVVVSHKLSILPAVDKLLVLRDGRVDLYGPRDEILPRITPPKLRATPAPPAIHG; translated from the coding sequence ATGCGCGCCGCCCTCGCGCAATGCCGCCGCCATTTCGCCGCGGCGGCGGTGTTCAGTGCGCTGCTCAACCTGCTCTACCTGGCCCCCACCCTCTACATGCTGCAGGTCTATGACCGGGTGGTGCCGACCCGCGGGGGGCAGACCTTGCTCTTCCTCACCCTGGTGCTGCTCTTTGCGCTGCTGACGCTGGCGCTGCTCGATCGCACCCGCACCCGCCTGCTCACCCGCGCCGGGGTCGCGCTCGACGCCGCGGTCGCCCCGCATCTCCTCGATGCCACGCTCGGCCGGCCCGAGGCACCCGAGGCGCGGCAGGCGTTGCGTGATTTCGACCAGTTCCGCGCCACCCTTACCGGCCCGGCGATGCTGGCGCTGTTCGACGCGCCGTGGCTGCCCTTCTACATCCTCGTCTGTTTCGTCGTGCATCCCTGGATCGGCGCGGTCGCGCTGCTCGGCGGCATCGCCCTGCCGCTGATCGCGCTCGCCAACGAACGTGCCACGCGCCCCCGGCTCGATCAGGCACAGGCGATCGCCGCGCGCACCTATGCCGCGCAGGACGCCGCGCTCTCCTCGGCGGAGGCGGTGCGCGCGCTCGGCATGCGCCGCGCCCTTGTCGCCCGCCAGCAGCGCGAGCGCGATGCGATGCTCGTCGCCCAGACCGAGGCGGGACTGGCCGGCGGCAGCTACCTGACGGCCACCAAATTCACCCGCCTCGCGCTGCAAAGCCTGGCGCTCGGCCTCGGCGCGCTGCTCGCCATCGACGACATGATCTCGGCCGGCGCGATCTTCGCTGCCTCCTTCCTCATCGCCCGCGCGCTCGCCCCCATCGAACAGCTCGTCGCCACCTGGCGCAGCATCGCGCAAGCCCGCAGCAGCTACGCCCGCCTCGACACCATGCTCGGCCAGGCCCACGCCCAGCCCTCGCCGACCACCCTCCCCCCACCGCGCGGCGCCCTCGCGGTTGAGGGCGTCACCGTCCTCGCCCCCGGTGGCGACCGCGCCGTCCTCACCAACATTTCCGTCTCCATCCTGCCCGGCGAGGTCGTCGCCGTCGTCGGCGCCTCGGGCGCCGGCAAGTCCACCCTCGCCCGCCTCCTGGTCGGCGCCATCCGCCCCGATCGCGGCATCGTCCGCCTCGACGGCGCCGACCTCGCCGACTGGGACCCCGAACGCCTCGCCCGCCACCTCGGCTATCTGCCGCAGGACACCGCCCTCTTCGCCGGCACCGTCGCCCAGAACATCGCGCGTTTCGCCGGTGACTTGGGGGAGGACCGCGCCACGATCGACGCCGCCGTCATCGCCGCGGCCGATGCGGTCGGCGCGCGCGACCTGATCCAGCGGCTGCCCCATGGCTTCGACCACCGCCTGTCGCTCGGCGGCCGCGGCGTCTCCGCCGGACAGGCGCAGCGCATCGCGCTCGCCCGCGCCCTTTACGGCGATCCCGCGCTGCTGGTCCTCGACGAGCCCAACGCCCATCTCGATTCGGATGGCGATGCCGCCCTTGTCGCCGCACTCACCCGCGCCAGACAGGCCGGCCGCACCGTGGTCGTCGTCTCGCACAAGCTCAGCATCCTGCCCGCGGTCGACAAGCTGCTCGTCCTGCGCGACGGCCGCGTCGATCTCTACGGCCCGCGCGACGAGATACTGCCGCGCATCACCCCGCCCAAGCTTCGGGCCACGCCCGCCCCGCCCGCCATCCATGGCTGA